A window of Tripterygium wilfordii isolate XIE 37 chromosome 7, ASM1340144v1, whole genome shotgun sequence contains these coding sequences:
- the LOC120002544 gene encoding uncharacterized protein LOC120002544, producing MEEEDKLLRVLREHKMALGWTIADIRGISPTMCMHRILMEEDYKSSVEHQRRLNPNMKEVVKAEILKLLDAAIIYPISDSSWVSPVQVVPKKGGITVVKNEKNELIPTRTTTGWRVCIDYRKLNNATRKDHFPLPFIDQMLERLVGHSYYCFLDGYSGYNQIPIAPEDQEKTTFTCPFGTFAYKRMPFGLCNAPATFQRCMMSIFSDMVEHTIEVFIDEFSVFGSSFDACLKNLSMVLQRCKETNLVLNWEKCHFMVQEGIVLGHRMSQKGIEVDRAKIELIEKLPPPTSVKEVRSFLGHAGFYRRFIKDFSKITKPLCELLLKDVKFHFTKECLEAYTTLKERLTTAPIITSPDWNIPFELMSLRYLLMKKEAKPRLIRWILLLQKFDLEIRDKRGSENVVADHLSRLLEGREEATIPIKETFPDEQLLAIHSSTTPWYADFVNYLAKEILPPDLSHSQRKRFFYLVRFYYWEEPFLWKQCADQIIRRCVPEEEMDAYSFVLACDECQRTGNISNRNQMPLTNILEVELFDVWGIDFMGPFPNSSGNYYILVAVDYVSKWVEAMALPTNDSKGVLKFLKKNNFTRFGKLKSRWSGPFVVTAVFPHSAVELKHETMGTSFKCFGAGYAELCKYGQWQNPIDRNGYPIDRSGYDAFTLPSHLNFEIVCCHMLIFLDNWRFGGGWLYGLIEHGFEVSECFVCSYSIILSRIQGNP from the exons ATGGAGGAAGAGGACAAGCTTTTAAGAGTGTTGAGGGAGCATAAAATGGCTTTGGGATGGACAATAGCGGACATTCGGGGAATTAGCCCCACTATGTGCATGCATCGTATTTTGATGGAGGAGGATTACAAGTCTTCGGTGGAACATCAACGCCGACTCAATCCTAATATGAAAGAGGTGGTGAAAGCTGAAATTTTGAAACTTCTTGATGCAGCAATTATTTACCCTATCTCGGATAGTTCTtgggtaagtccggtgcaagtagttcccaaaaagggtggaatcacggtggtgaagaatgagaagaatgaattgattcccacccgAACTACTACCGGTTGGCGagtttgcattgattataggaagctcaacaatgccactaggaaggatcactttcctttgccctttattgatcaaatgctagagaggcttGTGGGGCATTCTTACTATTGtttcttggatggttattcggggtacaatcaaatccccattgctccggaagatcaagaaaagactactttcacttgtccttttggcacttttgctTACAAAAGGATGCCTTTCGGTTTATGCAATGCACCGGCCACCTTTCaacggtgtatgatgagtattttcagtgatatggtggagcacacaattgaggtGTTCATAGAtgaattttctgtttttggctcaTCATTTGATGCTTGTTTGAAAAATCTATCCATGGTACTTCAAAGATGTAAAGAAACCAATCtagtgcttaattgggagaaatgccattttatggtgcaagaaggaataGTCTTGGGGCATCGGATGTCTcaaaagggcattgaagtggatagagctaagattgaacttattgagaaactccctccaccaacttcggtTAAAGAGGTGCGAAGTTTCTTGGGGCATGCGGGTTTCTATCGGCGTTTCATAAAGGATTTCTCTAAAATAACCAAACCTTTGTGTGAGCTATTGTTGAAGGATGTCAAGTTTCATTTCACAAAGGAATGCTTGGAAGCCTATACCACTCTTAAGGAAAGGCTTACGACAGCCCCTATTATTACTTCTCCGGATTGgaacattccatttgagctcatgt CCTTGCGGTACTTACTGATGAAaaaggaagccaagccaaggttgattcgatggattcttcttCTACAAAAATTTGATTTGGAAATTCGAGACAAGAGGGGATCCGAGAATGTGGTGGCGGATCATTTGTCTAGATTGTTGGAGGGCCGGGAGGAAGCCACcattcctatcaaagaaacatttccGGATGAACAATTACTTGCTATTCACTCCtctacaactccttggtatgctgattttgtcAATTATTTGGCCAAGGAGATCCTTCCTCCGGACTTATCTCACTCACAAAGAAAAAGATTTTTTTATCTTGTTCGGTTCTATTATTGGGAGGAGCCTTTCTTGTGGAAGCAATGtgcggatcaaattattcgtcggTGTGTTCCGGAGGAAGAGATG GATGCCTACTCATTTGTTCTTGCttgtgatgaatgtcaacgtACGGGAAACATTTCCAATCGAAATCAAATGCCCTTGACCAATATTCTTGAGGTGGAACTCTTTGATGTGTGGGGGATAGATTTTATGGGGCCATTCCCTAACTCTTCGGGCAATTACTATATCCTTGTGGCGGTTGACTATGtttctaaatgggtggaggctatGGCATTGCCCACCAATGATTCCAAAGGggtgttgaagtttttgaagaagaacaatTTTACAAGATTTG GCAAGCTCAAATCGAGATGGTCCGGACCTTTTGTAGTTACCGCGGTGTTTCCTCATAGCGCCGTTGAGCTAAAGCATGAAACTATGGGAACTTCattcaag TGTTTTGGTGCAGGTTATGCAGAATTGTGCAAATATGGACAGTggcaaaatccgatcgatcggaatggatatccgatcgatcggagcgg GTATGATGCCTTCACTCTTCCTTCGCATTTAAATTTTGAGATTGTGTGCTGCCATATGTTGATATTTCTTGATAATTGGAGATTTGGGGGAGGTTGGCTGTATGGATTGATTGAACATGGATTCGAAGTGTCTGAATGTTTTGTTTGCTCTTATTCCATCATTCTTTCTAGGATACAAGGGAACCCATGA